Proteins encoded by one window of Aliivibrio wodanis:
- the gsk gene encoding inosine-guanosine kinase, translated as MKFPGQRKSKHYFPVHARDPLVSQAQEAKKMSRTHIIGIDQTLVDIEAKVDDAFIEKYDLSKGHSLVIDNDKAEMLYNELKDNNMITNEFAGGTIGNTLHNYSVLADDKSTLLGVMSEDIHIGSYSYRYLCNTSSRMDLNYLQPVPGAIGRCFALISQDGERTFAISEGDMNQLRAESIPEKIFKNASALVLTAYLVRCKDGDPMPAATMQAIEYAKKHDVPVVLTMGTKFVVQDDPQYWRDFLNDHVSVVAMNEEEGEALTGATDPLQAADKALEWVDLVLCTAGPVGLYMAGYTEEEAKRETSLPLLPGSIAEFNQYEFSRPAIKDSCENPIKVYSHIAPYMGGPEKIKNTNGAGDGALSALLHDMAANHYHRNNVPNSSKHQHSYLTYSSFSQVCKYSNRVSFEVLAQHSPRLSRGLPEREDSLEESYWER; from the coding sequence ATGAAATTTCCAGGTCAGCGTAAATCCAAGCATTATTTTCCTGTTCACGCTCGTGATCCATTAGTTAGCCAAGCTCAAGAAGCTAAAAAAATGTCACGTACTCATATTATTGGTATTGACCAAACGTTAGTGGATATTGAAGCGAAAGTGGATGATGCTTTTATTGAAAAATATGACTTGAGTAAAGGACACTCACTGGTTATCGATAATGATAAAGCGGAAATGCTTTATAACGAGCTTAAAGATAACAACATGATCACCAATGAATTTGCTGGTGGTACAATTGGTAATACACTTCATAACTACTCAGTATTGGCTGATGACAAGTCAACATTACTAGGGGTTATGAGTGAAGATATTCACATTGGTAGCTACTCTTATCGCTATCTTTGTAATACGTCTAGCCGTATGGATTTGAATTACCTTCAACCTGTTCCGGGTGCGATTGGTCGTTGTTTTGCACTTATTAGTCAAGATGGTGAGCGTACGTTTGCGATCAGCGAAGGTGACATGAACCAACTTCGTGCAGAAAGCATTCCAGAGAAAATATTTAAAAATGCCTCTGCATTAGTACTGACTGCTTATCTAGTTCGTTGTAAAGATGGCGACCCAATGCCAGCGGCGACGATGCAAGCGATAGAGTACGCGAAAAAGCATGACGTACCAGTAGTATTAACCATGGGTACTAAGTTTGTGGTTCAGGATGACCCTCAATACTGGCGTGATTTCCTAAACGATCATGTATCGGTTGTTGCAATGAATGAAGAGGAAGGTGAAGCGTTGACTGGTGCGACAGATCCTCTACAAGCTGCTGATAAGGCACTTGAATGGGTTGATTTAGTTCTTTGTACAGCAGGGCCTGTAGGGCTATATATGGCTGGTTATACAGAAGAAGAAGCTAAGCGCGAAACATCATTACCATTGCTTCCAGGTTCGATTGCTGAATTTAACCAATATGAGTTTAGTCGCCCAGCGATTAAAGACAGTTGTGAAAATCCAATTAAGGTTTACTCGCACATTGCCCCTTATATGGGTGGCCCAGAGAAAATCAAAAATACTAATGGCGCTGGAGATGGTGCTTTATCTGCATTACTGCATGATATGGCTGCAAACCATTATCATCGTAACAATGTACCGAACTCAAGCAAGCACCAACACTCTTACTTAACATATTCGTCTTTTTCTCAAGTATGTAAGTATTCAAACCGTGTAAGCTTTGAAGTATTAGCACAACATTCACCACGTTTATCTCGTGGTTTACCAGAGCGTGAAGATTCATTAGAAGAGTCGTACTGGGAAAGATAA
- the serS gene encoding seryl-tRNA synthetase, whose amino-acid sequence MLDSKLLRTELDETAEKLARRGFKLDVETLRNLEEQRKSLQVKTEELQAQRNSRSKSIGQAKAKGDHEEAARIMADVATLGTDLDEAKVALADLQQQIETIALSVPNLPDDSVPYGKDEEENVEVLRWGNPLAYDFEVKDHVELGEMADGLDFASAVKISGSRFIVMKGQFARLHRALAQFMLDLHTEEHGYMEMYVPYLVNHDSLYGTGQLPKFGEDLFHTSPLTEQVSDVPLKMLSLIPTAEVPVTNMVRDTITEEADLPLKMTAHTPCFRSEAGSYGRDTRGLIRMHQFDKVELVQITKPEDSMAALEELTGHAEKVLQLLELPYRKVVLCTGDMGFGSRKTYDLEVWVPAQETYREISSCSNMWDFQARRMQARFRRQGEKKPELVHTLNGSGLAVGRTMVAILENFQQADGKIAIPEVLRKYMNGVEFIG is encoded by the coding sequence ATGCTTGATTCAAAATTACTTCGTACAGAGCTGGATGAAACAGCAGAGAAACTGGCACGTCGTGGCTTTAAGCTAGACGTAGAGACACTTCGCAATCTTGAAGAACAACGTAAGTCCCTTCAGGTAAAAACTGAAGAGCTTCAAGCGCAGCGTAATTCCCGTTCGAAGTCCATTGGTCAAGCAAAAGCGAAGGGCGATCATGAAGAAGCGGCTCGTATTATGGCTGACGTTGCAACACTAGGTACTGATCTAGATGAAGCAAAAGTAGCGCTTGCTGATCTTCAACAACAAATCGAAACTATCGCTTTGTCTGTCCCAAACCTTCCTGATGATTCTGTACCTTATGGTAAAGATGAAGAAGAAAACGTTGAAGTATTACGTTGGGGTAATCCTCTAGCGTATGACTTTGAAGTGAAAGATCACGTTGAACTGGGTGAAATGGCTGATGGTCTTGATTTTGCAAGCGCAGTTAAAATTTCAGGCTCTCGTTTTATCGTAATGAAAGGTCAATTTGCACGTCTTCACCGTGCACTAGCACAATTTATGCTTGATCTTCATACTGAAGAGCACGGTTACATGGAAATGTATGTACCGTACTTAGTAAACCACGATAGCTTATATGGTACAGGTCAATTACCAAAGTTTGGTGAAGATCTATTCCACACAAGCCCATTAACAGAGCAAGTAAGTGATGTTCCTCTTAAGATGCTATCACTTATCCCAACAGCTGAAGTACCAGTAACAAACATGGTGCGCGATACCATTACTGAAGAAGCTGATTTGCCTCTGAAAATGACAGCTCACACACCATGTTTCCGTTCTGAAGCAGGTTCTTACGGTCGTGATACTCGTGGTCTTATTCGTATGCACCAGTTCGACAAAGTTGAATTAGTTCAAATTACGAAACCAGAAGATTCAATGGCTGCTCTAGAAGAATTAACAGGTCATGCTGAGAAAGTACTTCAACTACTAGAACTTCCATACCGTAAAGTTGTTCTTTGTACTGGCGACATGGGCTTCGGCTCTCGTAAAACTTACGATTTAGAAGTGTGGGTTCCAGCACAAGAAACGTACCGTGAAATTTCTTCTTGTTCAAACATGTGGGATTTCCAAGCTCGTCGTATGCAAGCGCGTTTCCGTCGTCAAGGCGAGAAGAAACCAGAATTGGTTCACACACTGAACGGTTCAGGTCTTGCTGTAGGTCGTACAATGGTTGCTATCCTAGAGAACTTCCAACAAGCTGATGGTAAGATTGCTATCCCTGAAGTACTACGTAAGTACATGAACGGTGTAGAGTTCATCGGTTAA
- the rarA gene encoding replication-associated recombination protein A, whose amino-acid sequence MSNFSLDFSAGDDFRPLAARMRPQNIEQYIGQQHLLGVGKPLRRALEAGQIHSMILWGPPGTGKTTLAEVAANYTNAEVERVSAVTSGVKDIRAAIEKAKENQVTGRRTIMFVDEVHRFNKSQQDAFLPHIEDGTITFIGATTENPSFELNNALLSRARVYKLKSLEKQDIVHVIDQALTDKNRGLNDDNFIIPDDVKLQLADLVSGDARMSLNYLELLHDMAEEDHEGKKVVDLPLLAEVAGEKLARFDNKGDMWYDLISAVHKSIRGSNPDAALYWTARIIAAGGDPLYVARRLLAIASEDIGNADPRAMEIAMNAWDCFTRIGPAEGERAIAQAVVYLACAPKSNAVYTAWKQAQMDAINSPDYDVPNHLRNAPTSLMKDMGYGADYRYVHDEPNAYASGENYFPPEMQDRKYYFPTKRGLETKISEKLEYLAKLDQNSTLKRYQ is encoded by the coding sequence GTGAGTAACTTCAGTTTAGATTTTTCAGCAGGGGACGATTTTCGTCCCCTTGCTGCTAGAATGCGCCCTCAAAATATTGAGCAATACATTGGTCAGCAGCATCTATTAGGCGTTGGTAAGCCATTGCGTCGCGCGTTAGAAGCCGGACAGATCCACTCAATGATTTTATGGGGGCCTCCCGGTACCGGTAAAACAACATTAGCGGAAGTGGCTGCTAATTACACCAATGCAGAAGTTGAACGAGTATCGGCGGTCACTTCTGGTGTAAAAGACATTCGTGCTGCAATAGAAAAAGCGAAAGAGAATCAAGTAACAGGCAGAAGAACCATCATGTTTGTGGATGAGGTCCATCGCTTCAATAAAAGCCAGCAAGATGCTTTTCTACCGCACATTGAAGATGGCACGATTACTTTTATTGGTGCGACAACGGAAAATCCTTCTTTTGAGCTCAATAACGCATTGTTATCGCGAGCACGAGTATACAAATTAAAATCATTAGAAAAACAAGATATTGTACACGTTATCGATCAGGCACTAACTGATAAAAATCGTGGTTTAAATGATGATAATTTTATTATTCCTGATGATGTGAAACTGCAATTGGCCGATTTAGTATCGGGTGATGCTCGTATGTCACTCAATTATCTTGAGCTTCTGCATGATATGGCAGAAGAAGATCATGAAGGTAAGAAAGTGGTGGACTTGCCTTTATTAGCGGAAGTGGCGGGTGAAAAACTGGCACGTTTCGATAATAAAGGGGACATGTGGTACGACTTAATCTCAGCCGTTCATAAATCAATTCGTGGTTCTAATCCTGATGCAGCTTTATATTGGACTGCGCGTATTATTGCTGCTGGTGGTGATCCACTTTATGTTGCGCGTCGTTTGTTGGCGATTGCTTCTGAAGACATTGGTAATGCCGATCCTCGCGCGATGGAAATTGCGATGAATGCGTGGGATTGTTTTACGCGAATTGGTCCGGCAGAAGGGGAAAGAGCAATTGCCCAAGCGGTGGTATATTTAGCGTGTGCACCAAAAAGTAATGCGGTTTATACCGCGTGGAAACAAGCGCAAATGGATGCCATTAACTCACCAGATTACGATGTGCCTAATCATTTACGTAATGCGCCAACCTCATTAATGAAAGATATGGGTTACGGTGCTGACTATCGTTATGTGCATGATGAACCAAATGCGTATGCTTCTGGTGAGAATTATTTTCCGCCTGAAATGCAGGATCGTAAGTACTACTTTCCTACAAAACGTGGTCTAGAAACCAAAATTAGCGAAAAGCTAGAGTATTTAGCTAAATTAGATCAAAACAGTACCTTAAAACGCTACCAATAA
- the trxC gene encoding thioredoxin 2, whose translation MSQFQSRCPSCNGLNRLPIERINDTATCGRCKEQLLDGKPLEGTSDNLAALMNSDKPVVIDFWAPWCNPCVGFSPVFEDVAAERNGQVRCVKVNTEAQQQIAAQYQIRSIPTIMVFKNGQRVDMINGALPKGQFDQWLNQALLK comes from the coding sequence ATGTCTCAATTTCAATCTCGATGCCCATCGTGTAATGGACTCAATCGCCTTCCTATTGAACGTATTAATGACACGGCTACATGTGGTCGTTGTAAAGAACAACTATTAGATGGAAAACCACTAGAGGGAACGTCTGATAACCTTGCCGCTTTAATGAATAGTGATAAACCTGTTGTTATCGACTTCTGGGCCCCGTGGTGTAATCCATGCGTTGGATTTTCTCCGGTATTTGAAGACGTTGCAGCTGAACGCAATGGCCAAGTTCGTTGTGTAAAAGTAAATACGGAAGCTCAACAACAAATTGCTGCACAATATCAGATCCGCTCTATCCCTACGATTATGGTCTTTAAGAACGGCCAGCGTGTAGATATGATTAATGGTGCATTACCAAAAGGCCAATTTGATCAGTGGCTAAATCAAGCACTGCTTAAATAA